DNA from Longimicrobiaceae bacterium:
GCCGTGACAGAGCCTCCTGCTGCGAGGCTCACCGGCCGGCGCCGCCGGCCCCCCGTTCCGCTGCCTCCTCGCGCAGAACGGGCTCCAGCGCGTCCCAGACCGTTTCCGCTACGCGGCGGTGGCCCGCCTCGTTGGGGTGCACGCCGTCGGGGAGGTTCATCGCCGGGACGCCGGCCACGTCCTCCAGGAGGAAGGGCACGAGGGGGAGGCGGTACTCCCGGGCCAGCTCGGTGTACATGGCCTCGAACCGCTCCCCGTACTCCCGCCCCAGGTTGGGGAGCGCCATCATCCCCGCCAGGACGATGCGGGTGTCCGGCCGCTCGGCGCGCACGCGCTCGACGATGCGGCGGAGGTTGGCGCGGACCGAGTCCGGCTCGGCGCCGCGGAGCATGTCGTTGGCCCCGGTCTCCAGCACCAGGACGTCGAAGGGCTGGCGGAGGAGCCAGTCCAGCCGCCGCAGCGCCCCCGCGGAGGTCTCCCCGCTGGAGCCGGCGTTGACCACGTGGAAGGGGAGCCCGGCGGAGTCCACCCGCTCCTGCACCAGGGCGGGGTAGGCGTCGTCCGGGTCCACCCCCAGCCCCGCCGTGAGGCTGGTGCCCAGGAAGAGGACCACGGGCGCGTCGCGGGCTTCGGCGGCGCTGCCCTCCGCTTCCCCCGCCCCGACCACGGCGGGGGGCGCGGCCGCGCGGGCGGAGTTGCCTTCCTCCCCCCCGCAGCCGAAGATGAAGGGGAGAAAACCCATTGCCAGGAAAAGGACCGGTCTGCGGATGCTCATCGTTCAGGACCTCCAGAAGTCGTACCGCAGCGGCGGCCGCGAGCTGACCGTGCTGCGCGACGTGAGTTTCACCGTGGCGCCGGGCGAGTTCGTCGCCGTGGTGGGCCCCTCCGGGAGCGGGAAGACCACGCTCCTGGGGCTCATGGCCGGGCTGGACCGTCCCAGCCGCGGCTCCGTCCACCTGGACGGCACCGACCTGGCCGCGCTCTCCGAGGACGAGCGCGCCCGCCTGCGGCGGGAGCGGATCGGCTTCGTCTTCCAGGCGTTCCAGCTCATCCCCACCCTCACCGCCAGCGAGAACGTGCGCGTTCCGCTGGAGCTGTCGGGGCGAACCGGCGCCGCCGAGCGGGCGGACGAGCTCCTGGCCCGCGTGGGGCTGGGGGGGCGGGGCCACCACTACCCCGCCCAGCTCTCCGGCGGCGAGCAGCAGCGCGTGGCCGTCGCCCGTGCCTTCGTACACTCTCCGAGCATTCTGTTCGCCGACGAGCCCACCGGCAACCTCGATGCCGCCACCGGGCACCGGATCGTGGAGCTGCTGACCGAGCTCAACCGGGAGCTGGGGACCACGCTGGTCCTGGTGACGCACGACCCCGACCTGGCGAGCCGGGCGGGGCGCATCATCCGCCTGGCCGACGGCCGCGTGGTCTCGGACGAGGCGGCCCTCCGGTGAGCGCCTTCCGCCCGCTCGCCGCCCTGGCCTGGCGCGAGAGCCGCTTCGCCCGCCGCCGCCTCTTCCTCTTCCTCTCCTCCATCTCGCTGGGGGTGGCGGCGCTGGTCGCCACGCAGTCG
Protein-coding regions in this window:
- a CDS encoding arylesterase codes for the protein MSIRRPVLFLAMGFLPFIFGCGGEEGNSARAAAPPAVVGAGEAEGSAAEARDAPVVLFLGTSLTAGLGVDPDDAYPALVQERVDSAGLPFHVVNAGSSGETSAGALRRLDWLLRQPFDVLVLETGANDMLRGAEPDSVRANLRRIVERVRAERPDTRIVLAGMMALPNLGREYGERFEAMYTELAREYRLPLVPFLLEDVAGVPAMNLPDGVHPNEAGHRRVAETVWDALEPVLREEAAERGAGGAGR
- a CDS encoding ABC transporter ATP-binding protein, with translation MLIVQDLQKSYRSGGRELTVLRDVSFTVAPGEFVAVVGPSGSGKTTLLGLMAGLDRPSRGSVHLDGTDLAALSEDERARLRRERIGFVFQAFQLIPTLTASENVRVPLELSGRTGAAERADELLARVGLGGRGHHYPAQLSGGEQQRVAVARAFVHSPSILFADEPTGNLDAATGHRIVELLTELNRELGTTLVLVTHDPDLASRAGRIIRLADGRVVSDEAALR